In Desulfovibrio sp. 86, the following proteins share a genomic window:
- a CDS encoding MFS transporter, whose amino-acid sequence MPTKPTRQRLLVLFVVCLVYFITYLDRVNVSVAAPLLMQEFGISKAQLGAVFSAFMVGYVLFQIPVGMLGDKYGPRVVLTGLVVVWSFFTFAITLAWSFSSLIVLRFLFGIGEAGAFTIATRAFSAWIPKTERGFAQGITHAFARFGGAVTPLIMAPIVFALGWREAFYICTGVGIVWAIFWFYWYRDTPQEFNARWNNKVNQAEIDLINDGRVVAKKGQKLPIKALFKSKNAWAVCAAYFCYNFNLWIFLTWLPTYLVDARGFTIVKMGIFASIPLLAGTIGDTLGGYLSDLLWKKTGKGNFSRRIVAIVGLLIAACFMIPGAMTESPYMAIFFLACSLFGLEMAVGVYWAVCLDIGEQYSGTVSSMMNCFGNVGSILSPFLFGVIVQYTGSWVYPFILASSLLVVGSIIWLFIKPEYSVNEELGLN is encoded by the coding sequence ATGCCCACTAAACCAACTCGCCAAAGATTGCTGGTTTTGTTCGTTGTTTGCCTCGTGTATTTTATTACCTATCTCGATCGCGTTAACGTCTCTGTCGCAGCCCCCCTGCTGATGCAGGAATTCGGCATCAGCAAGGCACAGCTTGGCGCTGTTTTTTCGGCCTTTATGGTCGGTTACGTCCTCTTTCAGATACCTGTGGGCATGCTTGGAGACAAGTATGGCCCGCGTGTTGTGCTCACGGGACTTGTGGTTGTCTGGTCTTTTTTCACCTTTGCCATAACGCTGGCCTGGAGCTTCAGCTCACTCATCGTGTTGCGCTTTCTTTTCGGCATTGGCGAGGCAGGCGCCTTCACCATTGCGACCCGTGCTTTTTCAGCATGGATTCCCAAGACGGAGCGCGGTTTCGCGCAAGGGATAACCCACGCCTTTGCCCGGTTCGGCGGGGCGGTTACGCCGTTGATAATGGCCCCCATCGTGTTCGCTCTGGGGTGGAGAGAAGCTTTTTATATCTGTACGGGCGTCGGCATTGTATGGGCCATTTTCTGGTTCTACTGGTACAGGGACACGCCGCAGGAATTCAATGCCCGCTGGAACAACAAGGTCAACCAGGCGGAGATTGATCTTATCAATGATGGCCGCGTTGTCGCGAAAAAGGGCCAAAAGCTGCCCATCAAGGCGCTTTTTAAAAGCAAGAACGCCTGGGCTGTGTGCGCGGCATACTTTTGCTACAACTTCAACCTCTGGATATTCCTTACCTGGCTGCCCACCTATCTTGTGGACGCCCGCGGATTCACCATTGTAAAAATGGGCATTTTTGCCAGTATTCCCCTGCTGGCGGGCACCATTGGCGATACGCTTGGCGGCTATCTTTCCGACCTGTTGTGGAAAAAGACCGGCAAGGGCAATTTTTCAAGGCGCATAGTGGCCATTGTCGGCCTGCTGATAGCCGCGTGCTTCATGATTCCGGGGGCAATGACCGAATCGCCGTACATGGCCATTTTCTTCCTGGCCTGTTCGCTGTTCGGGCTGGAAATGGCCGTGGGCGTATATTGGGCAGTGTGCCTTGATATTGGCGAGCAATACTCCGGTACTGTTTCAAGTATGATGAACTGTTTCGGCAACGTAGGCTCCATCCTGTCGCCATTCCTGTTTGGCGTTATTGTTCAGTACACGGGTTCGTGGGTTTATCCGTTTATCCTTGCCAGCAGCCTCCTTGTTGTGGGCAGCATTATCTGGCTGTTTATCAAGCCGGAATACTCCGTCAACGAAGAGCTTGGCTTGAATTAA
- a CDS encoding zinc-dependent alcohol dehydrogenase — protein sequence MAIMTRAATLRGPRDIVLEEKKLVCGDEQVIVKNHIIGICGSDKSFYRGQLPPKTAEFRHEPKFPFPLGHESGGTIVEVGSKVTDYKVGDKVIAFGWNNNYADFFVTPTWQLQPAPEGLEMDFIGLGEPIACAMHSGLHCGVQLGDTVLVLGAGFAGQIVAQCAKRKGAACVIVADILDGKLELAKKLGADHVLNLTKIDAAKEIFALTNGKGVDVVVEAAGSESSFNLASEVLRHNGKFVFYSWVTQPVTLNISRWHDDGLQFINTCLVHHSWRERYVWTPEALRPVVQKMVDIRPLITNEFPLSQIREGFELADKDDAAIKIVFRPD from the coding sequence ATGGCCATAATGACAAGGGCTGCCACATTACGTGGCCCTCGGGACATCGTCCTTGAAGAAAAAAAGCTTGTCTGTGGAGATGAGCAGGTTATTGTAAAAAACCACATCATTGGCATTTGCGGGTCAGACAAATCGTTTTATCGCGGTCAGCTGCCCCCAAAAACCGCCGAGTTTCGCCATGAGCCCAAATTTCCTTTTCCTCTGGGGCATGAGAGCGGCGGCACAATTGTTGAAGTCGGCTCAAAGGTTACCGACTACAAGGTTGGCGACAAGGTTATAGCCTTTGGCTGGAACAACAACTATGCCGATTTCTTTGTAACGCCCACGTGGCAGCTGCAGCCCGCCCCCGAAGGTCTTGAAATGGACTTTATCGGCCTTGGCGAGCCCATTGCCTGTGCCATGCACTCCGGTTTGCATTGCGGTGTCCAATTGGGCGATACCGTGCTGGTGCTCGGGGCCGGATTTGCCGGGCAGATCGTTGCCCAGTGCGCCAAGCGCAAGGGCGCAGCCTGCGTCATTGTTGCCGATATTCTTGACGGCAAGCTTGAACTGGCAAAAAAACTGGGCGCGGATCATGTGCTGAATCTGACCAAGATCGACGCTGCCAAAGAAATTTTTGCCCTCACCAATGGCAAGGGCGTCGATGTGGTTGTTGAAGCTGCAGGCTCGGAAAGCTCTTTCAACCTGGCTTCTGAAGTGCTCAGACACAACGGCAAGTTTGTTTTTTACAGTTGGGTGACCCAGCCGGTGACGCTTAATATCAGCCGCTGGCATGACGACGGGCTGCAATTCATCAACACCTGCCTTGTGCACCACTCCTGGCGTGAACGGTATGTGTGGACGCCCGAGGCACTGCGCCCTGTTGTGCAGAAGATGGTTGACATACGCCCGCTCATTACCAATGAGTTCCCCCTGAGCCAGATCAGGGAAGGCTTTGAACTGGCCGACAAAGACGACGCGGCAATCAAGATTGTGTTCAGGCCAGACTAG
- a CDS encoding sigma 54-interacting transcriptional regulator, whose protein sequence is MIHITIIAPYLEMSKEVEACQLVLNDPTVAIEVKDLVGVAALQQLPIHADAVISRGATATALRKALPPNCILVELPVTGADVLRVLLKVKERVPYSRIALVAPPNMLNGVEEMIQLLDEPIHSYPVLDEETAIKQILACKKKGIEMVVGGSMVTTLAASYGMNAEMIYSGKDSVLLAINEAVRSARLAQRERARSERFRTTLDLIEEVIFSFNSAGELAAQNAKAFKLLADSAEGEHANAIPKLRAYVERVLKKGRSETDIIIEIGNKLVTGTVQPVIDGQSIVGAVAAFQEAGAVHDREVALRHSFTSKGHRAKYSFRDCAGVSAKINNTVDRARRFSSVDSSILIYGETGTGKEVFAQSIHAESKRKNGPFVAVNCAAINDNLLESELFGYVSGAFTGARKNGKPGMFEMAHTGTIFLDEISEIPFWLQGRLLRVLQEHEVMRLGDDKVIPVDVRVIAASNKDLRQLAREGKFRADLLFRLNILELHLPPLRERKEDIPALVTSFLSYFNTKYKTGKLILQDAALWLLMHYDWPGNIRELRNICERTCVLSPQHIVTEEDLKKILENVLQADMPSHSAASAASSAMPNGAAAQSGPAEQAHLDKAVLGSSYAAIQQALAATHGHMGKAASLLGVSRVTLWRKLKEYEKSVSGAAG, encoded by the coding sequence ATGATACATATTACGATAATCGCTCCATATCTCGAGATGAGCAAAGAAGTGGAAGCCTGCCAGCTTGTACTCAATGACCCCACCGTTGCCATTGAGGTCAAGGATCTGGTAGGCGTCGCCGCCTTGCAGCAGCTCCCCATCCATGCGGATGCGGTCATCAGCCGTGGGGCCACAGCCACTGCCTTGCGCAAGGCCTTGCCCCCGAACTGCATTCTGGTTGAACTGCCTGTCACGGGCGCGGATGTGCTTCGTGTGCTGCTCAAGGTAAAGGAGCGTGTGCCCTATTCCAGGATTGCCCTCGTAGCCCCACCCAATATGCTGAATGGGGTCGAGGAGATGATCCAGCTGCTTGATGAGCCGATACACAGTTATCCGGTGCTCGACGAAGAAACGGCCATCAAGCAGATACTGGCCTGCAAGAAAAAAGGGATTGAAATGGTGGTTGGCGGGTCTATGGTCACAACCCTTGCTGCCAGTTACGGCATGAACGCAGAAATGATATATTCGGGCAAAGATTCGGTGCTGCTTGCCATCAATGAAGCAGTACGTTCAGCCCGGCTGGCCCAAAGGGAGCGGGCCCGCTCGGAGCGGTTCAGAACGACCCTCGACCTTATTGAAGAAGTGATTTTTTCTTTCAACAGCGCGGGCGAACTCGCCGCGCAAAACGCAAAGGCGTTCAAGCTTCTGGCGGACTCGGCAGAGGGTGAGCACGCCAACGCCATCCCGAAACTGCGCGCATATGTGGAACGAGTGCTGAAAAAAGGGCGGTCAGAGACCGACATCATCATTGAAATCGGCAACAAGCTCGTTACCGGCACAGTGCAGCCGGTCATTGACGGCCAATCGATAGTTGGCGCGGTGGCCGCCTTTCAGGAAGCTGGCGCGGTACATGACAGGGAAGTGGCGCTGCGCCACTCGTTCACCTCAAAGGGGCACCGCGCCAAATACAGCTTTCGGGACTGCGCCGGGGTCAGCGCAAAAATCAATAACACCGTAGACAGGGCGCGGCGCTTCAGCTCTGTGGACTCATCCATCCTTATTTATGGAGAAACAGGCACAGGCAAAGAAGTTTTTGCCCAGAGCATCCATGCGGAAAGCAAAAGAAAGAACGGGCCTTTTGTCGCCGTCAACTGTGCGGCGATCAATGACAACCTTCTTGAAAGCGAACTGTTCGGGTACGTCAGTGGCGCATTTACCGGGGCCAGAAAGAACGGCAAGCCCGGCATGTTTGAAATGGCCCACACCGGAACGATCTTTCTGGACGAAATTTCTGAAATCCCTTTCTGGCTGCAGGGCCGCCTGCTGCGCGTGCTGCAGGAACATGAGGTCATGCGCCTTGGGGACGACAAGGTCATTCCCGTTGATGTCAGGGTCATTGCCGCATCCAACAAGGATTTGCGGCAACTCGCCCGCGAAGGGAAGTTTCGTGCCGACCTGCTCTTTCGCCTGAATATTCTTGAATTGCACCTGCCGCCCTTACGGGAAAGAAAAGAGGACATACCCGCGCTTGTCACGTCCTTTCTCAGCTACTTCAACACCAAGTACAAAACAGGCAAGCTCATCTTGCAGGATGCGGCGCTCTGGCTGCTGATGCATTATGACTGGCCGGGGAATATCCGCGAATTGCGCAATATCTGTGAGCGAACCTGCGTTTTGAGCCCGCAGCATATTGTGACCGAAGAGGATCTGAAAAAAATACTGGAAAATGTGCTGCAGGCGGATATGCCGTCCCACTCCGCAGCATCTGCCGCCTCATCGGCCATGCCCAACGGGGCTGCTGCCCAGAGCGGGCCTGCGGAACAGGCCCACCTGGACAAAGCCGTTCTTGGCAGCAGCTACGCGGCAATACAACAGGCACTCGCCGCTACCCACGGGCATATGGGAAAAGCGGCGAGTCTGCTGGGCGTAAGCCGTGTTACTTTGTGGCGTAAGCTGAAAGAGTACGAAAAGAGCGTATCCGGCGCTGCGGGCTAA
- a CDS encoding glycerate kinase, giving the protein MKILVAPDSFKGSVSAIAVARAMGRGIHRIFPDAAIEYVPIADGGEGTVQTVVAAAQGEIRQTTVSGPLGTPVVAQWGLINNGATAVIEMAAASGLMLLAAEEKNPLLASTFGVGQLVLAALDAGVSAIVIGIGGSATNDGGSGFARALGARFLDASGKELPEGGAALQELARIDGSALDPRLASVDIMVACDVTNPLCGPTGASAVFGPQKGATPAMVQQLDAALAHYADLAEKSFGKSVRDIPGAGAAGGLGAGLLLFTNARLRSGIDIVLQVIGLEKKLEGASLVFTGEGNTDFQTTHGKAPVGVAKLAAARNIPVICLSGGLDNGYEAIYAQGIDAAAGCPAGPASLEDCIAKGETLVEAAAERTCRLLAVGMRLA; this is encoded by the coding sequence ATGAAAATACTAGTCGCACCCGATTCGTTTAAAGGAAGCGTCTCTGCCATAGCCGTCGCGCGCGCGATGGGGCGGGGCATACACAGGATCTTCCCTGACGCCGCCATTGAGTATGTTCCCATTGCCGACGGGGGCGAGGGCACAGTGCAGACGGTTGTTGCCGCCGCGCAGGGCGAAATACGGCAGACAACGGTTTCCGGCCCTCTGGGAACTCCGGTTGTGGCGCAGTGGGGGCTCATCAACAACGGCGCCACAGCGGTAATCGAAATGGCGGCGGCTTCCGGGCTCATGCTGCTTGCCGCCGAAGAAAAAAATCCCTTGCTGGCAAGCACTTTTGGCGTCGGACAACTGGTGCTCGCCGCCCTTGACGCCGGGGTTTCCGCCATTGTCATCGGCATTGGCGGAAGCGCCACCAATGACGGGGGCAGCGGTTTTGCCCGTGCGCTGGGCGCACGCTTTCTTGACGCGTCCGGCAAGGAACTTCCCGAGGGCGGCGCGGCCCTGCAGGAGCTTGCCAGGATTGACGGCAGCGCGCTGGACCCCCGGCTTGCCTCAGTTGACATTATGGTCGCCTGCGACGTGACAAACCCGCTCTGCGGGCCGACCGGGGCGTCTGCCGTTTTTGGCCCCCAAAAGGGCGCTACCCCCGCGATGGTGCAGCAACTGGACGCAGCCTTGGCCCACTATGCCGATCTGGCGGAAAAAAGCTTTGGCAAATCCGTGCGTGACATCCCCGGAGCAGGCGCGGCGGGCGGTCTCGGGGCTGGGCTGCTGCTCTTTACCAACGCCCGCTTGCGTTCCGGCATTGATATCGTCTTGCAGGTTATCGGCCTTGAGAAAAAGCTTGAGGGCGCGTCCCTCGTCTTTACCGGCGAAGGCAACACTGATTTTCAGACAACGCATGGCAAGGCGCCCGTCGGGGTCGCAAAACTCGCCGCAGCCAGAAACATCCCTGTGATCTGCCTTTCCGGCGGCCTGGATAACGGGTATGAAGCCATCTACGCGCAAGGAATCGACGCGGCTGCGGGTTGCCCGGCCGGGCCAGCCTCGCTTGAGGACTGCATTGCCAAAGGCGAAACGCTTGTTGAAGCGGCGGCTGAACGCACGTGCCGCCTGCTGGCCGTGGGAATGCGCCTGGCATAG
- the eno gene encoding phosphopyruvate hydratase — MRDKIQTVIGREILDSRGNPTVEAEVVLQSGLCACACVPSGASTGAREALELRDGDKKRYGGKGVLRAVEHINAVIAPALVDKTVTDQADIDATMLALDNTENKSSLGANAILGVSLACARAAALAVDLPLYAYLGGPGALTLPVPMMNIINGGAHAANTLDIQEFMIIPVGAESFPEALRMGTETFHALKKLLEHDGLSTGIGDEGGFAPNLGSHTAAFDYIMKAIENAGYRAGEDIFLGIDAASSEFYGDGAYTLKGENRVLSSDEMVAYLEGFVAKYPLISIEDGLAETDWAGWKKLTESLGSRMQLVGDDIFVTNKAILAEGIDKGVANAILIKLNQIGSLSETLATIELAKTSGYANVISHRSGETEDSFIADLAVATNAGQIKTGSLCRSDRIAKYNQLLRINARLKGNAGYFGATMKKRFG; from the coding sequence ATGCGAGATAAAATCCAAACTGTTATAGGCAGAGAAATTCTTGATTCAAGGGGAAACCCCACTGTTGAGGCGGAAGTGGTGTTGCAGTCCGGGCTGTGCGCCTGCGCCTGCGTGCCGAGCGGGGCCTCCACGGGCGCAAGGGAGGCCCTCGAGCTGCGCGATGGCGATAAAAAACGCTATGGCGGAAAGGGCGTTTTGCGCGCGGTGGAGCATATCAATGCCGTGATAGCCCCTGCGCTTGTTGATAAAACCGTGACTGATCAGGCCGACATCGATGCCACCATGCTCGCTTTGGACAACACGGAAAACAAGTCTTCCCTCGGCGCCAATGCCATTCTTGGCGTCTCCCTGGCCTGCGCCAGAGCCGCAGCTCTGGCGGTTGACCTTCCGCTCTACGCGTATCTTGGCGGGCCCGGCGCGCTGACGCTGCCTGTGCCCATGATGAATATCATCAATGGCGGGGCGCATGCAGCGAACACGCTGGATATCCAGGAATTCATGATCATCCCCGTAGGCGCCGAGAGTTTTCCCGAAGCCTTGCGTATGGGGACGGAAACATTTCATGCGCTCAAAAAGCTGCTGGAACACGACGGGCTTTCGACCGGCATTGGCGATGAAGGCGGGTTTGCCCCCAACCTCGGCAGCCACACCGCCGCTTTTGACTATATCATGAAGGCCATAGAAAACGCGGGTTACAGAGCGGGCGAGGATATTTTTCTTGGTATTGATGCCGCATCGAGCGAATTTTATGGCGACGGCGCGTATACGCTCAAGGGAGAAAACAGGGTCTTGTCCAGCGATGAAATGGTGGCCTATCTTGAAGGTTTTGTTGCCAAGTATCCCCTCATCTCCATTGAAGACGGCCTGGCCGAGACAGACTGGGCGGGCTGGAAAAAACTCACCGAGAGCCTGGGCAGCCGCATGCAGCTTGTGGGCGACGACATCTTTGTGACCAACAAGGCCATTCTGGCTGAAGGCATAGACAAGGGCGTCGCCAACGCCATTCTTATCAAGCTGAATCAGATCGGCAGCCTTTCTGAAACCCTGGCAACCATCGAGCTTGCCAAAACAAGCGGCTACGCCAATGTCATCTCTCACCGTTCCGGTGAAACAGAAGACAGCTTTATCGCCGACCTCGCGGTTGCCACCAATGCCGGCCAGATCAAGACAGGCTCCCTGTGCCGCAGCGACCGGATCGCCAAGTACAACCAGCTGCTGCGCATCAACGCCCGCCTCAAGGGAAATGCCGGGTACTTTGGCGCGACAATGAAAAAACGCTTTGGATAG
- the pyk gene encoding pyruvate kinase: MKAKIIATLGPATNNREQIENLARAGVNIFRLNFSHGDASQFVDTIKNIREVESKLNTVLTIFQDLSGPKIRIGILESPITFAAGDRAFLGPEDDGELPHIPFTIAPVLEAISPGDVLVLADGTLQLLAIEKRGNGFVLEAKNSGLISSRKGLALPGKTVKVPALTEKDRRDLKDGLKLGVDAVALSFVQTPEDILEAKKIIAEHGKAIPVCAKLERRNAVEHLDAILDVADIIMVARGDLGVECPLEDLPGIQKKIIGGCNQRAKPVIVATQMLLSMVSAPSPTRAETTDVANAVLDGADCVMLSEETAIGAHPVETVEYMRRIASKAEDLLVQKNSGKGIIILDTLKPDQFLSQAAHLLADSLSVRAVLSHSISGASGRAIAAKRMGHDVYVLTPSVTTLRYLNFSWGVQPRLVGEQFSSHLERVENFIDANPDFNADDAFVITAGQGKKDTHLTGTNLVKVYVK, from the coding sequence ATGAAAGCAAAAATCATAGCTACATTGGGCCCAGCGACAAATAACAGGGAACAGATTGAAAACCTTGCCAGAGCTGGGGTGAACATTTTTCGTCTTAATTTTTCGCACGGTGACGCCAGCCAGTTTGTCGATACAATCAAGAATATTAGAGAGGTGGAAAGCAAACTGAACACAGTGCTTACCATTTTTCAGGATCTTTCTGGCCCGAAAATCCGCATTGGCATTCTGGAGAGCCCCATCACGTTTGCAGCGGGCGACAGGGCCTTTCTCGGGCCGGAAGACGACGGCGAACTGCCGCACATTCCCTTCACGATAGCGCCTGTGCTCGAGGCCATCTCGCCAGGCGACGTGCTGGTGCTTGCTGACGGCACGCTGCAATTACTTGCCATTGAAAAGCGGGGCAACGGCTTTGTGCTTGAAGCCAAAAACTCCGGCCTCATCTCTTCGCGCAAGGGTCTTGCCCTGCCCGGCAAGACAGTCAAAGTTCCCGCGCTTACCGAAAAGGATCGCCGTGACCTGAAAGACGGCCTCAAGCTCGGTGTGGACGCAGTTGCGCTCTCCTTTGTGCAGACTCCCGAAGATATTCTGGAGGCCAAAAAAATCATTGCCGAGCACGGCAAGGCCATCCCCGTCTGCGCCAAGCTTGAAAGAAGGAACGCCGTAGAACACCTTGATGCCATCCTTGATGTTGCCGACATCATCATGGTCGCCAGAGGGGATCTGGGCGTCGAGTGCCCCCTTGAAGACCTGCCCGGCATTCAGAAGAAAATCATTGGCGGGTGCAATCAGAGAGCCAAGCCGGTCATTGTGGCCACACAGATGCTGCTTTCCATGGTGAGCGCTCCCAGCCCGACACGGGCAGAAACAACCGACGTTGCCAATGCCGTGCTCGACGGGGCTGATTGCGTCATGCTGTCTGAAGAAACAGCCATTGGAGCCCACCCGGTTGAAACCGTCGAGTACATGCGCAGGATAGCCTCCAAGGCCGAAGACCTGCTGGTGCAAAAGAACAGCGGCAAAGGGATCATTATCCTTGATACCCTCAAGCCGGATCAATTTTTGTCGCAAGCCGCCCACCTGCTGGCAGACAGCCTGTCTGTAAGGGCTGTCCTGTCCCACAGCATATCAGGGGCTTCAGGCAGGGCCATTGCCGCCAAGCGTATGGGGCATGACGTGTATGTGCTGACGCCCTCTGTCACCACACTCAGATATCTCAATTTTTCCTGGGGCGTTCAGCCAAGGCTTGTGGGCGAGCAGTTTTCTTCTCACCTTGAGCGTGTGGAGAATTTCATCGATGCCAACCCCGACTTTAACGCTGACGACGCCTTTGTTATCACGGCCGGCCAGGGCAAGAAGGATACACATCTTACCGGAACCAATCTTGTCAAAGTCTACGTAAAGTAG
- a CDS encoding TetR/AcrR family transcriptional regulator — protein sequence MSETSVRPEPTKREIKNESRRKAILDAALEVFSAHGFAAARVEDIARAAKVAKGTIYIHFADKKDIFNTLALEDLLALHQSIRAMLARTELPLHERLWRMAQPFLQNNGVSRSMQIIRLIHAEGLHNPLLVRPYLEQIVSTLTALQHHMREVGLSGPVCEHPQLIMAPLIQGVLWQGIMGDLAPQDIVGAYRANLDALLTAAGYSFGMSSQG from the coding sequence ATGTCGGAAACATCCGTGCGACCTGAGCCCACGAAACGCGAAATAAAAAATGAAAGCCGCCGTAAGGCCATTCTGGATGCCGCCCTGGAGGTTTTTTCGGCGCACGGCTTTGCCGCTGCCCGCGTGGAAGACATAGCCCGCGCCGCCAAAGTCGCCAAGGGAACCATATATATTCATTTCGCCGACAAAAAGGATATCTTTAACACTCTGGCGCTCGAAGACCTTCTTGCCCTGCACCAGAGCATCAGGGCGATGCTGGCCCGCACGGAGCTACCCCTGCACGAGCGCCTCTGGCGCATGGCCCAGCCCTTTCTGCAAAATAACGGCGTCTCCCGCAGCATGCAGATCATTCGCCTCATCCATGCCGAAGGACTGCACAATCCCTTGCTGGTGCGGCCCTACCTCGAACAGATCGTCAGCACGCTTACCGCGTTGCAGCACCACATGCGTGAGGTTGGCCTGAGCGGCCCGGTATGCGAACATCCGCAACTGATCATGGCTCCGCTCATTCAGGGCGTCCTCTGGCAAGGGATTATGGGCGATCTGGCGCCACAGGACATTGTCGGCGCGTATCGCGCCAACCTGGACGCCCTGCTGACGGCGGCAGGATATTCCTTCGGGATGTCCTCTCAGGGCTGA